Part of the Vespa velutina chromosome 7, iVesVel2.1, whole genome shotgun sequence genome, CGATTTAACATCGCTTGTCGTTCATTCGCTTGTTTACgcttttcaataataattggGTCGCGTCCACCGGGTGTTCATTGCCATTAGCaagatgtttttatttttagatgatagtttatctttcttcctctcgttGGTTGTTTTTGTCTCAACGAGAGaaacgaacatatatataaatggaaatgatgatttcaaatatatttccgttatatttcccatagaaataattatgattacaCAGAATGATCGCATGCGAGGAATTGAGAATTCGTCGGTGAATtggttatatttaataagtcCCTATGTGTCGAGCAATTTAacaagtttaaaaaaaaattttccttttctgatATCTTCCGTAATTCTACCGTCCTTTTAGTCAATTAATTTTCGaattctatccttcttttatttagaaataaacaatttttcaatttcttttacgataaGTTATCCAATCGTGATTTCCTATTAAAagttcattcttttcttttttctttcaataaaatttaagaaataaaattttagttTCCTTTTCTGATGTCCTTAATTCCGAACCTTTTGCAGATTAATTCTGAAATTGTATGCTTCTATTTCTtagaaattgataattttttaattccttttatgATAAATCAATCAAATGTCAGTTTCTATTTCCAGTAAATGTCAGGAATAATCTAAATTCAAGTTTTccataaataacaaattttaagttattttcctaataaattctaattattattggtGCCAGATTATTTGGGTTAGCTAGCCTTTCTAATGATCTccgtattttcttcttttataatcatttttctctattataatctttttttagatTGATCGCATGTTGCTTCTTCATTGATTGATGTTTCactgtatttttcttttttttctgatgcACGTGTGTTCGTTCGTGTGTTCGTTCGTGTGTTCGAGTTAGAACGCAATATTTTCCGTCGTTTATATTCtttggatatttttctttccgcgTCTTTCTATCGATCTAACAGTTTCGCTTGTCTTAACCGTTATCATTTTCTTGTTACATTCGAATAACCTTTTACAATACAcgtatatttagaaaataatttttcaatcaaattGTTACTTATTGATTTGTTTCATGAAATAAACAAAGTATCACCAcaaaattgattgaaaaattttacgggaaaaaagaaaagaaaagaaaataatcattatgcgACATCGTCGTAATGCGAGAGGGgttaaaattatgattaaaaaaaaaaaagttgtttaAAACGAATCGTGTCGTAATTTACAAGATAtatgattttgatttttctttcacagTCGATCTGTTCCTGTTTTATACGAAGGTACAGACACTCGGTGGATACGATTCCGTTAGTGCTGGACGTCTCTGGAAAACCATTTATGATGATATCGGTGGTAATACAGGATCCACCAGTGCTGCTACTATAACTCGTAGACATTACGAAAGGTAGGATGAATGATGATGGAAGTTTCTgagtaaacaaataaacaaataaaaaaaattaaaagaaaaagaaagaaagaaaaaaaatgattacctggaattattaataccaaaaatattttttgcagGTTGCTTTTACCTTATGAAAGGTATCAAAGAGGTGAGGAACCCAAAGTGAGATTAACACATGGTAGACGTACGAAAACTAGTAGTATATCTGAAAGTCCGGTGGATGGGGATCAAGAGACCAGCGACTCACGTTCATCGGAGACACCACCGTTGGTTGAAACACCACCTGTAAACACTACCCCACCTTTGCAACCAGTTTTATCGAGCTCGGTAATgatacgatttaaaaattcaaatgaactatataaaaattgtttcataAATAGTAATAGAGAATTCGATATTTCAGTCTTTTCCATCAAACGAGAAACCGAAATCAGAAGTCGGAAAAACATCCTCTTTGCGTAGCGTGAGAGTTAAACCGGAACGTTTGAAATCATTGAATACGATAATCGCCAACAACACACCACCAACGAGCCAGCAAACCAGTCAACTGCCAAGTCCTCCTCCATCATCGAACACGCCAATTTCGACTCCAAGTAGTACACCTTCCACAACGCCTACGATCGTAACCGGGAATCAAAGTGTTCTCGAACGACAATTAAACAGTCCTCTTGTGTCCCAACAAGTACCACCGTCCTGTTCGTCTCCAGGATTACCAGTGAGCACAGTAGCAATGAATGCATCGACGGTAGTAACGTTGACGCCGCCACCTGAAAAAGACATGAAAGAGATTAAATTAGATCCTAAGCAAACGACTCTGCTGGCACAGGGTAAGGAGAACATACCGTTGTTCGGTGAGAAGCCAATCTTCACAGAGAAGGCGATAGTAGCACCAAGATCACCCGAGGTGATTGATCTCGAAAATGAAAGTGATACGAGTAgagataagataataataccaagctttaaaaaacgaaaattagaaatattgcGGGAGGGCGGTCTTGAAGTTACAGCCGTTGATCTTGATGCAAGACCGAGCGTGATTCAGAGCAGCGTAACGCCTACCCCGCCTACGGTAAAATCCGAGGATAAGTTATCGTCGCCTTATCCACTTTCCGTTACCCCGAATTCGGTGCCGAAACTTATATCCGTTACCGTAACACCGGACATAGGACATATGTTGCCATCACCTCAGGAGAATCAGACCAGTCATCACCAACAGCCTCGGTTTCAATCCCAAGGAAAACAACATCCCGTCcattacaataacaataatagtacgACGAACAACAATAATACGACAAATAGTAAAGTTATTAATCTTGGTAGTTCGAACAATGCTGGATTATTGCAGTTATACGCGAATGCAAACATGGTACCAGCGTCGGCAACCCAGATGGTTAATTCTAATAATCGTTTTGTACCACCAAACGTTCCTAACGGGAGAATAATATTACCACCGAAGGTTACGCAGTCGAGGTCAATTTTCGCGCACAACGAAAAAACTGTATACGGAAATCCAAAAGACATTCTAATTTCTCCAAAGTATCGTCCTATTACGCATCAGCGGATACAGCCACAGCCGATCGGTAACAGTGACTTCAGTGGAAACGTTGGAGTTCTCGATCTTACACAAAAGCCAATCGAAAAGGCAACTTTTTCAAGACCAAGTCTTGAGATAGTTAGGGTACCTGTAGTGCCGAGGCCTAATCCGCTAAATTTAGAAATGAGGAAATCGCCGACGATTAAAGATAAGTCAACCGATTGTACGACGAAACGAGCCTCCTTTCCCGGTTATCAAACTGTTCTCGATAGTCGGACTATGGCATCGAATAATTTAGAAATCACATTAGTCAATcctaaacaaaaaattaataatcatagcAGTGTACCGTCATCTCACGTGCAAATACCGAGCCCACCTAACAGAACTAGTAATCATCCTTCGGTAGCACAAAGAAGACAAATTAACGGGAAATATGCGGGAAGGAACGAACCAGTGTCGCCGTATACACCAAGGAAACCCACGCATCCTGTAATACCCAATGTACCTAATCTAAATCATTTGAATAGTGTGAATTCTTCTTATCCTAGAATGACTAACAACGTTCAACCACAAATAGGTATAGATAGAAGGAAAACAAGCGAGACTGGCAAGGATCAGCAACGTAGAATTAGCGATGGTGATAAACCTGTAGTGTTGCAATCACAACAGCAGGACATAAGACAGACCACAGAGATTGGACGGCGTCACAGTGTACCAAGTATACCCTCCGGTTTTATACCCACTGTGCCACCAAGCAATCCAGCTTTTCTTTCGCAACTGCCAAACACTCCAGGCAAGTTCCTACCAATGTTGGACCCCATGTACTACTCTGCCATTTACAATGGCTTGTTTCCACCTCCGATACCGCCTGCAGCTGCAACGTCCTTTCTACCACCGGAGTTCAACGCTTACTACAAGGAACTATTAGCTTCCTCGCAACCAAGACTGGGGATGGCAGGTCAGCATCAACCTGCTGTACCGACATCCAAATAGACAATGGGATCTCGTCCAGCATATCTggtctaattaaaaaaaaatgggatgGTGGCTTAATTTTTAAAGACATGATCCGTCGGACTTCCTTGTTGTAAATAAATGTTGAAAGTATTCATGGAATATCGAAAAAGGGATTTAGTGCGAAGATAGAAATGCGGCATAGTATAATAATTGTGTCATTTTTACCACCCGTATGTCACGTTACTTTCatgataacgaaaagaattaGGACTGTTTGAAGCGATATGTACCGATCGaagaactttaaaaaaaaaaaaatgatgaacatcttttcgaattttctataTCATCGAAAtgtgttcttcctttttttttctcttcttcttttttttttctttttctatttttctgttttttagtAAAGTTCTAAAGATCgttccttctatctttttattattccactttgattaattttttttttccgagaagagcattgattatatatatatatatatatatatatatatatatatatataatatatatatatatatatgtatatatatatatatacaatagattatatatatatatatacaatagagATTATTTCGTTTGAACTGCGTACTAATATTCTGTGATaataagatgaagaaaagagagagtggtACAACGTCCCACGAAGCAaagtactttttatatatgtatattgctAATAACCGTATATGTAAACGTGTCTACGGTGaatgtgaaaaattattaataagaataagtatttttttaatttgttgaaCCCCAATTATATACAAGTCTTTATGCAAATTCGTTTTCGTTCTAATGGAAGAAATGATTGGGGAATGgggtagaaagaaaatggtggaagaagaagaaggggggaGGTTGATGCCACTctgagaaatattaaatgtagaCGCAGGtattgatttttgaaaaaatttatacgataacGTTTACGTTtggttatttctttttattttgttattcccttttcttttctctctcttttttttctttttctttttttttttaaacgtatatGTTTGTACTGCGGtgtggtaaaaaaaaaaaaaaaaaaaaagaaaaaaagaaaaaagaaaaaagtaaagaaaagaaagaagaaaaaagaaaaaaagaatgaaagaaggaaaaaaaattatgccgCGAAATTCGAATAGGTGACGACAAATGCGGGTAacacgtgtatgtatacggagagagagaaaaccgtTCGATCGATGATCGAAAAATCGAAGCCGTGTAATCGTTAAACTAATGTAACGGTGAAAACTCTTCTTGTGTAGTACTCGCgcgaggaaaggagagaaataaaaataataataaaaataataataataataataataataataataaataaagaaataataaatgaatgaataaataaataaataaataaataaataaataaataaataaataaataaataataatagtaataatagtaataataaaaagaaaaaaaatgcaatccTTATTCTATTGTAATAAgttagagaaaatttttcctgatttaaaaaaaaaaaaaaaaaaaaagaaaaaaaaaaagaaaaaaaaaggtaaaaaaacaaaattgctACACGTTCACAATTACGACATACTGATTCTATTAGTCAGCTgtaagtaattaaaataagataagagaaaaaagaaaaaaaacaaaatgataagTGCACGTTTATGCGAAGTCTCGTTCCAACGGGACAAGAAACACATGTaaatagtgtatatatatataaacagaaagaaaagatatccaACGTAAAGTTTAAGGCtagataaatcatttattatctttcaacGTTAAGCGTTTTAACGCGAGGTGAACTCTTTAAAATAAGATGTGTACAGGCTGTCTTTATTCGTGTGGCCAACGATCGTCGTCgcatcgttattattcccAATTAAGCTGAGACGAAACGATATTTTGTGGATGATAATACATTTTCGTCAGCCTTACCTCCTAcctaccccccccccccccgaaGTCTTCTTTCACATTTTGAATGGATAATAAtccgtaataattttttttttctttcttattattatcatttttttatccattttttttttctttttttattttattactcttctttttttttctttaaacgtcactcctttcgtttttgtatttttctcttcccccccccttcccctccccctcttctTAGATTTGATTCGATCATCAAGCGACAAACGATATTAGAGAATTTAAATTACGAAGCGaatgtcattttattttatttttgaataattatttgttatatatatacatatatatatatatacatatacatatatatatatatatacatatacatatatatatatatatatgtatatgtatatatatatatatatatatatatatatatatatatatatatatatatatacacatatgatCGATTTGATCGATTGTTATATCCGATCGCAGCCGTACGCGTTTCGTCGGCCACAAAATATATCGGATataaagcaaaagaaagaaaaaaaaataaattcatggTATATCCGTATTATACggtagatatattattagagTATGCTCGTTTAGGATATTccgataacgaaaaaaaaaaaaatatatatatatacatacatacatatatatatatatatatatatatatatatattataaataataatatgaaataacgtTATAATGAATCATTCGTAACCCTAAAGCatacgatgagagagagagtacggtCTAAATTGGACCAGTTCTAGCGAAATTCAGATTTCTATATCGATCGATGTCTTTCAAAAATAAGTTCGTATGACGCGAGTTCgactcgtttttcttttcttttcttccctttttcttttttcgcctcccccaccccttttttttctttcgcccttcccctttttctttctttctctttttagtcACCTTCCATTTTTGTCGAAATCTCTTTAGAGTTATCTAATCTTTTCAAAACGTACGAATATatgagttttttttatttatttattcttgtttatatatatatatatatatatatatatatatatatatcgttctttttttatttttctccatttcttatcaaaaaagaaaaaaaataaaaaagaaaagaaaaagaagataattgaACGCATAGAAAAACGAGTTCATGCAAGCGTCACAAATTTGTTTTGCGTTTATATAAGGACTTTCAGCGATACCCGTTAAGTTTGTGAGTGTAATTGTAATGAATTTTCGTatgaatcgaaaaaagaagagaattgaagagaagagaagagaagagaagagaagtgaagagaagagagaagagaagacaagagaaaagaagagaagagaagtgaagagaagagaagagaagaaaaaatgaaagaaaaagaaaaagaaaacatcgattgtcattatttttctatattaacaTGTTCTTCAAATGGTgctatatatgataaataatcaaagattttttttatttctatattttcgttaaataCTTTCGGGTATCGTTGGACGGACTTGATTGTTTtcgagaaaagataatatctgGATTGAATAGAAATTGttataggaaaaaataaataaaaagaaataaacaaaaaagaaagaagaaaggaaggaaggtataatataggaaaaatgaagaatgcACTCTTCTGActttgagaataaaaaaaataaataaaaaaagaccgatactttttaaatatctagTATGATACTGCAGGATTCtcttattatcatgattaaaaaaaaaagaaaaaaaagaaaaaaaaaaaaaagaaaaaaaaggaaaaaaaaattgaagaaagagTTAAAGAAATGCCTAAaatcgatcctttttttttgttttctgtatctaaaaaaaaaaaaaaaaaaaagaaaaaaaaatgaaaaagaaaaaaagaaaaccacaaacaaacgaataaataaatatatgaagaaGGGCTTGTATGAAAACACGTGCCATAAAAGTGTTTAGATAAATGACTTCGAAATCATGCGATAACGATGGTCGTTTGTATTTGTCTTCGACGAGTCCCTCGAATAATGATTGTCAgaggagagaaataataagttaaattgtaaaacattgaaaaattccATGCGATGAGATTTTACGTAAATAAtagcaagaagaaaaaaataggaaaaaaaaaaagaatcataacGAAAgcagaagagaacgaaagaaagaaaaaaagaaactgttttcctttccctttcgttATTCATGATTGTttgtaaatttgaaaatttttagcGAGTATGGAAGAGATGATCGCGAGTATGCCGAACGAGAAAATGAATGTTTGCgcatgaaagaaaattgagagagtgagagaaagagagagagagagagagagaaaaagagagagagagagagagagagagagaatgaatgaattgtttaaaaaactATCGACTGCAAAATGAGTGTGAATGTTCGTTTCTTCTGttcttattcttctatttctttttattcccctctctctctctctctgtctctctctctctctcgctctctctttctctctctctcttttgtttctttttttctatcttcctttgcgagttctcttcatttttttgtatacTTAGCAGTGATTTTAGTGTAAccctaatttttttctcccccactttaataataataataataataataataataataataataataataataataataataataataataataataataataataataataataaaaataataaataataataattaattattattactataatataaatattttttattatatgggCATTTCAGTTCCTAagttggaaataaaaatatctactaCGAATAAGCGACTCTTGATAACTTCGAAGAAccaaatatataatgatatttcgaaagtacaattctttttttattttttttcttttttttttttttttgttcgtttcgtttctcttcgacAATAATTCATAGTCTCATACAAGAAGTTAACGAATGATAGGTAagtgaattatattttatatagttgAGTAAGTTGTATGTTTTATGATTCTAgttcttcttatatttttttttttttttttttttttttcatattttcggTTTGTTTTAATGacacattttctttcgtttttcttttttcttttttattttaccccATTTCATTTCGacatattccttttttttttttttttttgtaaaatacacTCTGAAGTTGCCGCCACGAGCAATGATTTTTCTCATTGGTTGCGTTCGCGCGATGTCGCACACGCACCTTGGTGTGAAACGActgaagtaaaagaaaaaagcatggATAAGGCGGAATGCATGCAGCATGTGCCGCGAAATTTAAAATCCCTTTACGGCAGCCATAAAGCGATAACCTGTTTAACCAGTCCAGCGACCGTAGTGTAGACGCGGGACGTTTTACCTCGCAAAATCATTTCTATTCGGCCGTTTTTCACATAGCAAATTTTTCTCCAAACGTCTTAgacttttcctctctctctctctctctctctctctccctccctccctctctttctctctatgacTATAGCGCGTTTCAAAAGAGATCTTCCATCGATTTTTCAATCGGAATACGTTCatcgattttcattaaaatatcatgTGATATTTTCAAACCATAGAAATAAATCGAGGTAGGTCTATTTTAACGaagttttattacaattagGCATTATAATTTGCATGATTTCGAAAtgatagaataataatgacaagtataaatatataacattgttGTATGAAATactgcaaagaaaaaaagcttcTACATAACGTCGATaatgtagaaatatatatcataattttaatatccgCTAGGGTCCGCTAAACGAAATCGTATATTTTCATGGATCGtgccattctttttttttctttttcattttaatagaaacaaagaaaaaatacctTCTTTTATGCGtcgtttattattcataaattattaatatacatatatatatatatatatgtatatggtgattttcttttaaatttttttttcttaaaaaatgaaaatattgtatatacgtcTGATGAAGGTTGTTTTGAGCaaaatttgtcaatttttcaaatatgccGGTGGCCCTGAGTcattttttcgaatataaacAAAACAGATATTTAATGACCAAtcgagagaataagaaagattgCGAATGatccatttaaaattatcaaatataattttttttttatttgaaacagTATActacattcttttatttcaataaatctaagaaaaaaaaattattcttgatTTTATTACTAGAAATACTATCAAGTGAAtcgcaataaataaaaatcatctgtataattataaaagagatacaatttttttttttaagataacaATTTGaagatcatttaattaatttacaattaatattagaaaataattcattaatttaaatttaatattgcaaaagaagattatatatatagtaacatTGTAAAATGATGAATAATTGTTTCGAACTgcgtaacatttttattttagttacCTAATCTAtttgcttctttcttctaatttttagtttattatatataataattattacgatatattatagtaataattattatatataataattattaagaagatATCTGATCAATTTGTTCATTTGATCTATTGATCTGATTTGATTGGATATACCtgtgatatattaatattttttttccagttTAGTATTCTTAACGTAATCTTATCGTAATCTTTACGTTAATATGAAAACTCAAAAAGTTAGTTTAATCACCTTTTCTATACTTGGCATATTGGCGAacgaaatttctttatcaaaattatcagctttaattatttttttcattttctaaagcatattaatatcaattaaattttattattattgtttttactgATGTTTTGTATTTGAaacaataatttgttatataagcaacgaaattgaatatatatttttattatacaagacaatattgttaaattctattatctcgaaattttagaaaatatctttgaaaaacgCTTTTgctttaaatataattctatttacaGTATTTCGTAAAGATCTTTTTTGAAAATCGATGTATTAGACAAATATGATGCGAAAAAAATTGGCaggattttttcaaaaaaatatttcatcaataaaataaggaattatcgaatatcgtaaggaaaagaaactttttcgtTGGTAAAAAATTACCACAAAAAATTAACTACGaatgtaatacattttttcgataaaacatgtatatatatatatatatatgtggactatttttttttattcattagattatatattattattaattttataactcataaaatgttaattagaTTTTAGTTTAAGATGTTTTTTTAGTTAATGAAGattaaagaaatgtaaaaatgtgaaatgtggctaaatgtaaaaaatatcataattaatagtttttatttttaatatgtttttctataaatattacagTATAACAAAAATCCCATATACTATATTCTAGGtttcacaaatatttttattccttttataaataaagatgtttaaaaaaaaaaaaaaaaaaaaagaaaaaaaaagaaaaaaaatgaaaaaagaaaaaaaataaatactatgACTCCTGGTTTACAATTTTCGAAAACTCTGGATTGATATACcaatggaaaaatttttttttcttttttcttttttacaatttttaaaataaattcaattttcaaatataaaataaaaatcttttctttggCTGAATTCAATCGTCGATTGTTCgagaaaattcaagaaaaagatTCTCTGAATTGTATTCGATTATTGATTGTTTGGataatataagatttattacTTAGATcttaaaatttcgaaaaatctaAGCCATCATTtacaaaagtattaatattaaaattcgacTTACTTTCGGATTTTTCccaaaatcaaatttttgtaaatttatgtaaataaaagattaagggaaattattttattatacatctatttcgatatttgatattaacgGTATACCATGGatcaataaatcaatgataaatttGCATTAATGTTTAGTTAATTACCATTTAGACTCCTCAGAATACTCctgttttattatcaaatatatattatcagattatcatttttcaataaacttattttctttcaattttcaatatattagataaatatataaataaatgacataACTATTATTCTTTTGCTTAGGTATAATGTCTGAAATAATTTACTATAActgttaaattttatcaattcacTATAGCTTTATGCTTTCGTTAGttgtaattttaatacaattgataaatattagcTATTGGGTTTTTTGTACTCGAATCGGAAAACTATACTACAGCTACTACatgcgatatttttttttcagtccGTAggctatatacatacatatgtatatttgcaaatgtttcttttttttctttattttcacttgtttgtttttaaatatgttctatgtattttatatgtattttatttgatttcagCTCGAGCAGAATTTTGTcgtatttttttgattatttacatttaatttccAATGTatgacaataatttttaattctaataaataagcttagaatatattgtattacttgattgttataaaaaaaaattattgttactttttcttttc contains:
- the LOC124950679 gene encoding AT-rich interactive domain-containing protein 5B-like isoform X2; its protein translation is MSTKLKDESITQATVAPKLLAMYYTSLVYDEVLTISEKVVVRVHDLVTWLSPTLEWSWGREIFYPSSPTPTSSPESSPPRYEIPQPQVLTDPGIDFSDVDKQQKEYESNISSSKKSDCDGQTKVVVLSYPRYCRYRALLRRLEGAEPSWLCSSVAAALGGFTATPGTRVLFCRDTFDYPDLETHELLCNHLAPKLKGRPRRKRKKRSASPGESSNESEASVASSSKCASSNSSQQLIPAPVGRPPSAGVRRSERKTSAEEKKFMVDVQNFMNSRGTPVGKMPLLGYRQIDLFLFYTKVQTLGGYDSVSAGRLWKTIYDDIGGNTGSTSAATITRRHYERLLLPYERYQRGEEPKVRLTHGRRTKTSSISESPVDGDQETSDSRSSETPPLVETPPVNTTPPLQPVLSSSSFPSNEKPKSEVGKTSSLRSVRVKPERLKSLNTIIANNTPPTSQQTSQLPSPPPSSNTPISTPSSTPSTTPTIVTGNQSVLERQLNSPLVSQQVPPSCSSPGLPVSTVAMNASTVVTLTPPPEKDMKEIKLDPKQTTLLAQGKENIPLFGEKPIFTEKAIVAPRSPEVIDLENESDTSRDKIIIPSFKKRKLEILREGGLEVTAVDLDARPSVIQSSVTPTPPTVKSEDKLSSPYPLSVTPNSVPKLISVTVTPDIGHMLPSPQENQTSHHQQPRFQSQGKQHPVHYNNNNSTTNNNNTTNSKVINLGSSNNAGLLQLYANANMVPASATQMVNSNNRFVPPNVPNGRIILPPKVTQSRSIFAHNEKTVYGNPKDILISPKYRPITHQRIQPQPIGNSDFSGNVGVLDLTQKPIEKATFSRPSLEIVRVPVVPRPNPLNLEMRKSPTIKDKSTDCTTKRASFPGYQTVLDSRTMASNNLEITLVNPKQKINNHSSVPSSHVQIPSPPNRTSNHPSVAQRRQINGKYAGRNEPVSPYTPRKPTHPVIPNVPNLNHLNSVNSSYPRMTNNVQPQIGIDRRKTSETGKDQQRRISDGDKPVVLQSQQQDIRQTTEIGRRHSVPSIPSGFIPTVPPSNPAFLSQLPNTPGKFLPMLDPMYYSAIYNGLFPPPIPPAAATSFLPPEFNAYYKELLASSQPRLGMAGQHQPAVPTSK
- the LOC124950679 gene encoding AT-rich interactive domain-containing protein 5B-like isoform X1 is translated as MDKIELLGGACFSHGPYTFYKAVRIGNGRVLRLGNFFLTKLWSDADLVSIGELQLLWMDSRGPNQPLASLRLYFLPENTPDGRRDTHGEDEVLTISEKVVVRVHDLVTWLSPTLEWSWGREIFYPSSPTPTSSPESSPPRYEIPQPQVLTDPGIDFSDVDKQQKEYESNISSSKKSDCDGQTKVVVLSYPRYCRYRALLRRLEGAEPSWLCSSVAAALGGFTATPGTRVLFCRDTFDYPDLETHELLCNHLAPKLKGRPRRKRKKRSASPGESSNESEASVASSSKCASSNSSQQLIPAPVGRPPSAGVRRSERKTSAEEKKFMVDVQNFMNSRGTPVGKMPLLGYRQIDLFLFYTKVQTLGGYDSVSAGRLWKTIYDDIGGNTGSTSAATITRRHYERLLLPYERYQRGEEPKVRLTHGRRTKTSSISESPVDGDQETSDSRSSETPPLVETPPVNTTPPLQPVLSSSSFPSNEKPKSEVGKTSSLRSVRVKPERLKSLNTIIANNTPPTSQQTSQLPSPPPSSNTPISTPSSTPSTTPTIVTGNQSVLERQLNSPLVSQQVPPSCSSPGLPVSTVAMNASTVVTLTPPPEKDMKEIKLDPKQTTLLAQGKENIPLFGEKPIFTEKAIVAPRSPEVIDLENESDTSRDKIIIPSFKKRKLEILREGGLEVTAVDLDARPSVIQSSVTPTPPTVKSEDKLSSPYPLSVTPNSVPKLISVTVTPDIGHMLPSPQENQTSHHQQPRFQSQGKQHPVHYNNNNSTTNNNNTTNSKVINLGSSNNAGLLQLYANANMVPASATQMVNSNNRFVPPNVPNGRIILPPKVTQSRSIFAHNEKTVYGNPKDILISPKYRPITHQRIQPQPIGNSDFSGNVGVLDLTQKPIEKATFSRPSLEIVRVPVVPRPNPLNLEMRKSPTIKDKSTDCTTKRASFPGYQTVLDSRTMASNNLEITLVNPKQKINNHSSVPSSHVQIPSPPNRTSNHPSVAQRRQINGKYAGRNEPVSPYTPRKPTHPVIPNVPNLNHLNSVNSSYPRMTNNVQPQIGIDRRKTSETGKDQQRRISDGDKPVVLQSQQQDIRQTTEIGRRHSVPSIPSGFIPTVPPSNPAFLSQLPNTPGKFLPMLDPMYYSAIYNGLFPPPIPPAAATSFLPPEFNAYYKELLASSQPRLGMAGQHQPAVPTSK